A window of Tautonia plasticadhaerens contains these coding sequences:
- a CDS encoding HNH endonuclease, giving the protein MSTAETFDRVARTDRTFERRGALWVGKCLICNGPIAFDARTGEGATLEHIRARSRGGTEDPRNLALVHASCNHEKGRRWDPRRRRSAEDYDAFVARLLARRLDRWRDDPGPSPRR; this is encoded by the coding sequence ATGAGCACCGCCGAGACGTTCGACCGGGTGGCCCGGACCGACCGCACCTTCGAGCGTCGGGGCGCCCTCTGGGTCGGCAAGTGCCTGATCTGCAACGGCCCGATCGCCTTCGACGCCCGGACCGGCGAGGGGGCCACGCTGGAGCACATCCGGGCCCGCTCCCGAGGGGGCACCGAGGACCCCCGGAACCTCGCCCTGGTCCACGCCTCCTGCAACCACGAGAAGGGCCGACGCTGGGACCCCCGCCGCCGCCGATCGGCCGAAGACTACGACGCCTTCGTCGCCCGCCTGCTCGCCAGACGCCTCGACCGCTGGCGAGACGACCCCGGCCCCTCCCCCCGCCGGTAG
- a CDS encoding sulfatase family protein — protein sequence MSVSPMVLLLSSLAPTASQAQDAPRPNVVIIFCDDLGYGDLGCYGNPTIATPNLDRMAAEGQRWTQFYVGASVCTPSRAALMTGRLPVRSGLCSGERRVLFPDSAGGIPASEITLAEALRDLGYDTGMVGKWHLGHLPPYLPTSNGFDSYFGIPYSNDMDRLPSAPEGRAAITKPRVEYFNVPLLRGTEVVERPADQRTITRRYTDEAVRFIDEHKGGNPFFLYLAHSMPHVPLFRSDEYEGVSRRGLYGDVIEEIDGSVGRVLDAIREGGISEETVVFFTSDNGPWLVFGRQGGTAGLLRNGKGSTWEGGMREPFLAWWPGTIPAGGMVRDLGATMDLYVTSILLAGGTPPGDRAIDGVDLRPAFFGAGPSPRDSMLYYRGTELYAARLGPYKAHFITEEAYGRDTNREAHDPPVLYHLEHDPSERFDVSAEHPGVIADIRALVDAHRETVEPVPNQLETRIGGE from the coding sequence ATGAGCGTCTCGCCGATGGTCCTGCTGCTCTCGTCCCTGGCCCCGACGGCGAGCCAGGCGCAGGACGCCCCCCGGCCGAACGTGGTGATCATCTTCTGCGACGACCTCGGCTACGGCGACCTCGGATGCTACGGCAACCCGACAATCGCCACGCCGAACCTGGACCGCATGGCCGCCGAGGGGCAGCGGTGGACCCAGTTCTACGTCGGGGCGAGCGTCTGCACCCCGAGCCGGGCCGCGCTCATGACCGGCAGGCTGCCGGTCCGATCGGGCCTGTGCAGCGGCGAGCGGCGCGTCCTGTTCCCGGATTCGGCGGGCGGCATCCCGGCGTCGGAGATCACCCTGGCCGAGGCGCTGAGGGACCTGGGGTACGACACCGGGATGGTCGGCAAGTGGCACCTCGGCCACCTGCCGCCGTACCTGCCGACGAGCAACGGGTTCGACTCCTACTTCGGCATCCCCTACAGCAACGACATGGACCGCCTGCCGTCGGCCCCCGAAGGGAGGGCGGCGATCACCAAGCCGAGGGTCGAATACTTCAACGTGCCGCTGTTGCGGGGCACGGAGGTCGTCGAACGCCCCGCCGACCAGCGGACGATCACCCGGCGCTACACGGACGAGGCGGTCCGGTTCATCGACGAACACAAGGGCGGGAATCCGTTCTTCCTCTACCTGGCCCACAGCATGCCGCACGTGCCCCTGTTCCGATCGGACGAATACGAGGGGGTCAGCCGGAGGGGGCTGTATGGCGACGTGATCGAGGAGATCGACGGGTCGGTCGGCCGGGTGCTCGACGCGATCCGGGAGGGGGGGATTTCGGAGGAGACGGTGGTCTTCTTCACCAGCGACAACGGCCCCTGGCTCGTCTTCGGCCGGCAGGGGGGCACCGCGGGGCTGCTCCGCAACGGCAAGGGGAGCACCTGGGAAGGGGGCATGCGGGAGCCCTTCCTCGCCTGGTGGCCGGGGACGATCCCGGCCGGGGGGATGGTCCGCGACCTGGGGGCGACGATGGACCTGTACGTCACCTCGATCCTGCTGGCCGGCGGCACCCCGCCGGGCGATCGGGCGATCGACGGCGTCGACCTCCGTCCCGCCTTCTTCGGGGCCGGGCCGAGCCCGAGGGACTCGATGCTCTACTACCGGGGCACCGAGCTGTACGCCGCCCGGCTCGGCCCGTACAAGGCCCACTTCATCACCGAGGAGGCCTACGGCCGCGACACGAACCGAGAGGCCCACGACCCTCCCGTGCTCTACCACCTGGAGCACGACCCCTCCGAGCGATTCGACGTCTCCGCCGAGCACCCCGGGGTGATCGCCGACATCCGGGCGCTCGTCGACGCCCACCGGGAGACGGTCGAGCCGGTGCCGAACCAGTTGGAAACGCGGATCGGCGGGGAGTGA
- a CDS encoding arylsulfatase has product MTRLAPAAFMTLVGILPPAAAPAAQQDKPNIIVLISDDTGWGDLGCYGGGAGRGMPTPNLDRLAEEGLQFWSFYGQASCTPGRAAMITGRIPNRSGMTTVAFQGQGGGLPAAEWTYASVLKQAGYNTFFAGKWHLGEADDALPIAHGFDVMRNTFLYHLNAYTYPLESFNPDMDPALRATFAEITTGLLEGEAGRPAREVGKIDDDNISEIDVMTTDVSLEYLERFAGQDAPFLMSINFGKNHQPNIPARAFEGASPAKSKYADSVVELDHHIGQIMDKVRELGIEEDTLVFYTVDNGAWQDVHPDAGYTPFRGTKGTCREAGNRVPAIAWWPGTIEAGGDRHEIVGGLDLLATFASLAGVDLPEEDRAGEPIVFDSHDMTPLLKGEEGWDRDEWFYFTETELSPGAIRVGKWKAVFNLRGDNGAMAGSESPAPELGWRGQEKYVATVPAIYDLWQDPQERYDLFMNSFTEKTWTLLLFNETIAGLMKSYQEHPPRRLQSEVYTGPMTIERFRTIDQIKGILEKKGITLPQDDE; this is encoded by the coding sequence ATGACGAGACTCGCCCCCGCCGCCTTCATGACGCTCGTCGGCATCCTGCCGCCGGCCGCGGCCCCCGCCGCGCAACAGGATAAGCCCAACATCATCGTCCTGATCTCCGACGACACGGGGTGGGGCGACCTCGGCTGCTACGGGGGAGGCGCCGGCCGCGGGATGCCCACGCCGAATCTCGACCGCCTGGCCGAGGAGGGGTTGCAGTTCTGGTCCTTCTACGGCCAGGCGAGCTGCACCCCCGGCCGGGCCGCCATGATCACCGGCCGCATCCCCAACCGCAGCGGGATGACGACCGTCGCCTTCCAGGGCCAGGGCGGCGGGCTCCCCGCCGCCGAGTGGACCTATGCCTCCGTGCTCAAGCAGGCGGGCTACAACACGTTCTTCGCCGGCAAGTGGCACCTGGGGGAGGCCGACGACGCCCTGCCGATCGCCCACGGCTTCGACGTGATGAGGAACACCTTCCTCTACCACCTGAACGCCTACACCTACCCGCTCGAGTCGTTCAATCCGGACATGGATCCGGCGCTTCGTGCGACCTTCGCCGAGATCACCACGGGACTGCTCGAGGGCGAGGCGGGGCGGCCGGCCCGCGAGGTGGGCAAGATCGACGACGACAACATCTCGGAAATCGACGTGATGACGACGGACGTGTCGCTGGAGTACCTCGAACGGTTCGCCGGGCAGGACGCGCCGTTCCTGATGAGCATCAATTTCGGCAAGAATCACCAGCCGAACATCCCGGCCCGGGCGTTCGAGGGGGCGTCGCCCGCGAAGAGCAAGTACGCGGACTCGGTGGTCGAGCTGGACCATCACATCGGCCAGATCATGGACAAGGTCCGCGAGCTCGGCATCGAGGAGGACACGCTCGTCTTCTACACCGTGGACAACGGGGCCTGGCAGGACGTCCACCCGGACGCCGGCTACACCCCCTTCCGGGGGACCAAGGGGACCTGCCGGGAGGCCGGCAACCGGGTGCCGGCGATCGCCTGGTGGCCGGGAACGATCGAGGCGGGGGGCGACCGCCACGAGATCGTCGGCGGGCTGGACCTGCTGGCGACGTTCGCCTCGCTGGCCGGCGTGGATCTGCCCGAGGAGGACCGGGCGGGCGAGCCGATCGTCTTCGACAGCCACGACATGACCCCGCTGCTCAAAGGCGAGGAGGGGTGGGATCGCGACGAGTGGTTCTATTTCACGGAGACGGAACTCTCGCCGGGCGCCATCCGCGTCGGGAAGTGGAAGGCGGTCTTCAACCTGCGGGGCGACAACGGGGCGATGGCCGGGAGCGAGTCCCCGGCCCCCGAGCTCGGCTGGCGCGGCCAGGAGAAATACGTCGCGACGGTGCCGGCGATCTACGACCTGTGGCAGGACCCGCAGGAGCGCTACGACCTGTTCATGAACAGCTTCACCGAGAAGACCTGGACGCTGCTGCTCTTCAACGAGACGATCGCCGGGCTCATGAAGAGCTACCAGGAGCATCCCCCGCGGAGGCTCCAGAGCGAGGTCTACACCGGCCCGATGACGATCGAACGCTTCCGCACGATCGACCAGATCAAGGGCATCCTGGAGAAGAAGGGGATCACACTCCCCCAGGACGACGAGTGA
- a CDS encoding (R)-mandelonitrile lyase, translating to MDITRVGSQPSSEGPADWFTGTVRIDPLFQPQAPARAAAASVTFEPGARTAWHTHPLGQTLIITAGFGRVQQEGGPVEEVRPGDVVWFPPGVRHWHGASPTTAMTHTAIQEALEGNMVNWLEKVSDEQYRK from the coding sequence ATGGATATCACCCGAGTGGGCTCCCAGCCTTCAAGCGAAGGGCCGGCCGACTGGTTCACCGGCACCGTCCGCATCGACCCACTGTTCCAGCCTCAAGCCCCGGCCCGTGCGGCAGCGGCCAGCGTCACGTTCGAGCCCGGGGCCCGGACGGCCTGGCACACACACCCGCTGGGGCAGACGCTCATCATCACGGCCGGCTTCGGTCGGGTGCAGCAAGAGGGCGGCCCGGTCGAGGAGGTACGACCTGGTGATGTCGTCTGGTTTCCTCCGGGCGTCAGGCACTGGCACGGGGCGAGCCCGACCACGGCGATGACCCATACCGCCATTCAAGAGGCCCTCGAAGGCAATATGGTCAATTGGCTGGAGAAAGTCAGCGACGAGCAGTATCGGAAGTGA
- a CDS encoding FAD-dependent oxidoreductase: MRRRRFLTDSTAGLAAMMAATWGRPIASAASYRGRELGADVAVIGGGLGGCAAALAALRAGRSVVMTEVTDWVGGQLTSQAVPPDEHPWIEQFGRNESYAELRRRTRDYYRKNYPLTAEARDRAHLDPGNGSVSALCAEPRAFLAALTAMLAPYASAGRLTLLLEHLPVAAEVEGDRVRSVTVRDLATGDDRVVVAPYILDATELGDLLELAGVEHVVGFESRSSTGDRSAPEEAEPLNQQAITVCFPMEHRPGEDHTIDRPEGYEFWRDYVPGLSPPWSGPLLSLTYSNPRTLEPRTLSFDPTGDASGWWTYRRVLDLENFRPGAFEGSGGVTIVNWPQNDYLPGPLVGVSAEEAAGHVDRGKQLSLALLYWLQAECPRPDGGVGWPGLRLRPDLVGTSDGLAKSPYIRESRRIEAEFTVLERHVGVEARREAEGEVPDEATFPDSVGVGSYRIDLHPSTGGDNYIDVGSLPFEIPLGALIPRRVENLLPACKNPGTTHVTNGCYRLHPVEWAIGEAAGALAAFCLDRGLSPRQVRNTPERLREFQAALTRQGAEIHWPRARPR; this comes from the coding sequence ATGCGCCGACGCCGCTTCCTGACCGATAGCACTGCCGGGCTCGCCGCGATGATGGCGGCCACCTGGGGACGGCCGATCGCCTCGGCGGCCTCGTACCGGGGCCGGGAGCTCGGGGCCGACGTGGCGGTGATCGGCGGGGGGCTCGGGGGATGCGCGGCGGCGCTAGCGGCCCTGCGGGCGGGGAGGTCGGTGGTGATGACCGAGGTCACCGACTGGGTCGGCGGCCAGCTCACCAGCCAGGCCGTGCCGCCGGACGAGCACCCCTGGATCGAGCAGTTCGGCCGGAACGAGTCGTATGCGGAGTTACGCCGTCGCACCCGGGATTACTACCGGAAGAACTACCCGCTGACGGCCGAGGCGAGGGATCGGGCCCACCTCGACCCGGGCAACGGCTCGGTCTCGGCCCTCTGCGCCGAGCCGAGGGCATTCCTGGCGGCCCTGACGGCGATGCTCGCGCCGTATGCCTCCGCCGGGAGGCTGACCCTGCTGCTGGAGCACCTCCCGGTGGCGGCCGAGGTCGAGGGGGACCGGGTCCGGTCGGTGACCGTCCGGGACCTGGCCACGGGGGACGATCGGGTGGTGGTCGCCCCGTACATCCTGGATGCGACCGAGCTGGGGGACCTCCTGGAGCTGGCCGGGGTCGAGCACGTGGTCGGCTTCGAGTCGAGGTCGAGCACCGGAGACCGGTCGGCGCCCGAGGAGGCCGAGCCGCTCAACCAGCAGGCGATCACCGTCTGCTTCCCGATGGAGCACCGCCCCGGCGAGGACCACACGATCGACCGCCCCGAGGGGTACGAATTCTGGCGCGATTACGTCCCCGGGCTGTCGCCGCCCTGGTCCGGGCCGCTCTTGAGCCTGACCTACAGCAACCCGAGGACGCTGGAGCCCCGGACGCTCTCGTTCGACCCGACCGGCGACGCCTCGGGCTGGTGGACCTATCGCCGCGTCCTCGACCTGGAGAACTTCCGGCCGGGCGCCTTCGAGGGCTCCGGCGGGGTGACGATCGTCAACTGGCCGCAGAACGACTACCTTCCCGGCCCGCTCGTGGGGGTGTCGGCCGAGGAGGCGGCGGGACACGTCGACCGGGGGAAGCAACTGAGCCTGGCGCTGCTCTACTGGCTCCAGGCCGAGTGCCCGAGGCCCGACGGCGGGGTCGGCTGGCCGGGCCTGAGGCTGAGGCCGGACCTGGTGGGCACGAGCGACGGGCTGGCCAAGTCCCCCTACATCCGGGAGTCGCGACGGATCGAGGCCGAGTTCACGGTCCTGGAGCGGCACGTCGGCGTCGAGGCCAGGAGGGAGGCCGAGGGGGAGGTCCCGGACGAGGCGACCTTCCCGGACAGCGTGGGGGTGGGCAGCTACCGGATCGACCTGCACCCGAGCACGGGGGGGGACAACTACATCGACGTGGGGTCCCTGCCGTTCGAGATCCCGCTCGGCGCGCTCATCCCGAGGCGGGTCGAGAACCTGCTGCCCGCCTGCAAGAACCCGGGGACGACGCACGTCACCAACGGTTGCTACCGGCTGCACCCGGTCGAGTGGGCCATCGGCGAGGCGGCCGGTGCGCTGGCCGCCTTCTGCCTCGACCGGGGCCTTTCTCCCCGACAGGTCCGCAACA